The bacterium genome includes a region encoding these proteins:
- a CDS encoding GWxTD domain-containing protein, with amino-acid sequence MTGPAVVVLVLLLAGAGRLGAQPVCSLDAFWCLGSPPLLEINLMLERASLQWTARDDGGEAAWRVRAVLEQGGRIALDTSWTRTDWRGAGEEVGRTEKLPDQVSLAAPPGGGRLRVAVADLAGGPAVEKTLRLAAADSTALLGGLVLGVAAPHVAEEGPFRRGGWRFLPYADALFGSGLDTLHALIQVGARPGADSLLLGLALLGERGNRLESRLPRPLASWPRSPDDEGLLALALSVGHLPSGAYHLEAELLDGEHSLGRLRKSFWMHNPAVEAPAPEPEGDDFSRAEPKELNRQWELARLLASHYEQEAWERQDLEGRRAFLRDFWRGRDPDGNTLVNEERLRLAARLEEAKRRWPQGGRGSELGDRARIFVRYGPPDAVETDFSLLNARFGYQLGSRDSQAGSGHRDFELWLYNRIEGGVEFIFIDLQGFGTFELVHSTKSGEYYDPQWGRKLFP; translated from the coding sequence ATGACGGGCCCGGCCGTCGTCGTCCTGGTCCTGCTGCTGGCGGGCGCCGGCCGCCTGGGGGCGCAGCCCGTCTGCTCCCTGGACGCCTTCTGGTGCCTGGGATCGCCCCCGCTCCTTGAGATCAACCTGATGCTGGAGCGCGCCAGCCTGCAATGGACGGCACGGGATGATGGCGGCGAGGCCGCCTGGCGCGTCCGAGCCGTGTTGGAGCAAGGCGGCCGCATCGCGCTGGACACAAGCTGGACGCGCACGGACTGGAGAGGCGCCGGCGAGGAGGTGGGCCGCACCGAGAAGCTGCCCGACCAGGTGAGCCTGGCCGCTCCGCCCGGCGGCGGACGCCTGCGCGTGGCCGTGGCCGACCTGGCGGGCGGGCCGGCCGTGGAGAAGACCCTGCGCCTGGCCGCGGCGGACAGCACGGCCCTCCTGGGCGGCCTGGTCCTGGGCGTGGCCGCCCCCCATGTCGCGGAGGAGGGTCCCTTCCGCCGGGGCGGCTGGCGCTTCCTGCCCTATGCCGACGCCCTCTTCGGCTCGGGGTTGGACACCCTGCACGCCCTTATCCAGGTGGGCGCCCGCCCCGGGGCGGATTCGCTCCTGCTGGGCCTGGCCCTGCTCGGGGAGCGCGGCAACCGCCTGGAGAGCCGCCTGCCCCGGCCGCTGGCCTCCTGGCCGCGGTCCCCCGATGACGAAGGCCTGCTCGCCCTTGCCCTGTCCGTGGGCCACCTGCCCAGCGGGGCCTACCATCTGGAGGCCGAACTGCTCGATGGGGAGCACAGCCTGGGCCGATTGCGCAAATCCTTCTGGATGCACAATCCGGCGGTGGAGGCGCCGGCGCCGGAACCGGAGGGCGACGACTTCAGCCGCGCCGAGCCGAAGGAGTTGAACCGCCAATGGGAGCTGGCCCGCCTCCTGGCCAGCCACTACGAGCAGGAGGCCTGGGAGCGCCAGGACCTGGAAGGCCGGCGCGCCTTCCTGCGCGACTTCTGGCGGGGGCGGGATCCGGACGGTAACACCCTGGTCAACGAGGAGCGCCTGCGTCTGGCCGCCCGCCTGGAGGAGGCGAAGCGGCGCTGGCCCCAGGGCGGACGCGGCAGCGAACTGGGCGACCGCGCCCGCATCTTTGTCCGCTACGGGCCGCCCGACGCCGTCGAGACCGACTTCAGCCTGCTCAACGCCCGCTTCGGCTACCAGCTGGGCAGCCGGGACAGCCAGGCGGGCAGCGGCCATCGCGACTTCGAACTGTGGCTCTACAACCGGATCGAGGGTGGCGTGGAGTTCATCTTCATCGACCTGCAGGGATTCGGTACTTTCGAACTGGTCCACTCCACCAAGAGTGGCGAGTACTACGATCCCCAGTGGGGGCGCAAGCTCTTTCCCTGA
- the smc gene encoding chromosome segregation protein SMC: protein MYLSRLDLYGFKSFAQRTVLELSSGVTCVVGPNGCGKTNILDAVRWVLGEQRSATLRSDRMESVIFAGSLQRRPLGMAEVSLTIENSRGILPVEYGEIVLTRRLYRSGESEYLMNRQPCRLKDINDLFMDTGMGAGSYSVIELKMVEDLLSDRPEERRQLFEEAAGITKYKHRRRAALRKLEETRQHMLRLEDVVAEAERQVAALKRQVGRTERHRDLSRELRETELSLAREDLLRWSARLAPLRRRLEEGGLATARLEAELARQGSLLSSQANELLRAEEAVAEGDLVLRQRWEDCRRLEDEALVARERLKALERDQARLEREAAELEPRLRESRGRESLLARQVEEAGARQAELDAALEKAASLAGQAESRLDNLRGQLELARARVLDLLGKQSNLGSEQAAAAAGLEGHRRRCADLEADQAQLGEERTKRAGLRQEVEGRLAKAQAGKREREESRRQAGEEVEAAREGLQEARAQLQELRSEERALEGRRQLLEQLLSRFEGVPGGARAVLEAGLPGVPDMLGNLVHAEAEHLPALESALGEAAGWILVEDGAAAHAAAQVLRRAGKGGCTLARLDRLPPVAERAESAPAGCRPLLGVLRCDGRVRPLLEHLLAGCWLVDDAGVAPWESAAGLFVLPDGESRRPPFLSRHGRGGGGHLGLRYQVEHMQEDGAALAARRTEQESLVAAREELLQQRRLALEGAEAAVQAAAGELRDLERERERLALEEERAGRDAEGARRSLTTLAGQVRELETRERSLRRQLDDLQAGRDEAEGENLRLATLLDEQAARTRILVEERGAAQMAAAGGLLQLEAHRREREDLRRFLAEGGVRLARAAGERSEGEERRTRLGERLGELERLQIAAALAREEEEARQEERRARQAELRGRQRELREGEDALRSRRDGLKDEGHQAELEARGLEARIAALVERIQAEHELVLEPPAPGSLEEAPAGDDEAADEARREEARRRVVELKDALRRLGPVNLLAIEEFEEESRRAGFLRAQLNDLLEAEAMLKETIGRINRVARELFEETFSSIRANFEYLFRKLFTDGRADLALEGEDPLEAEIQISATPSGKRIQNLMLMSGGEKTLTAIALLFAIYMVKPSPFCILDEVDAPLDDANIARFNTLIQEFSGMTQFIIITHNKKTMGYADQLYGVTMAEEGVSSIVSVQFHEGA from the coding sequence ATGTACCTGTCCCGGCTTGACCTCTACGGCTTCAAATCTTTCGCCCAACGCACCGTGCTGGAGCTGTCCAGCGGCGTGACCTGCGTGGTGGGTCCCAACGGCTGCGGCAAGACCAACATCCTCGACGCCGTGCGCTGGGTGCTGGGCGAGCAGCGCAGCGCCACGCTGCGCAGCGACCGGATGGAGAGCGTCATTTTTGCCGGATCCCTTCAGCGACGGCCGCTGGGCATGGCCGAGGTCAGCCTCACCATCGAGAACAGCCGCGGCATCCTGCCCGTGGAGTACGGCGAGATCGTCCTCACCCGCCGCCTCTACCGCTCGGGGGAGTCCGAGTACCTGATGAACCGTCAGCCCTGCCGACTGAAGGACATCAACGACCTCTTCATGGACACGGGAATGGGCGCCGGCTCCTACTCCGTCATCGAGCTGAAGATGGTGGAGGACCTGCTTTCCGACCGGCCGGAGGAGCGCCGCCAGCTCTTCGAGGAGGCGGCGGGCATCACCAAGTACAAGCACCGCCGCCGCGCCGCCCTGCGCAAGCTGGAGGAGACCCGCCAGCACATGCTGCGGCTGGAGGACGTGGTGGCGGAGGCGGAGCGCCAAGTGGCGGCCCTCAAGCGCCAGGTTGGCCGCACCGAGCGCCATCGCGACCTGAGCCGCGAACTGCGCGAGACGGAGCTGTCCCTGGCCCGCGAGGATCTGCTGCGCTGGAGCGCCCGTCTGGCGCCCCTGCGCCGACGGCTGGAGGAGGGGGGGCTGGCCACCGCGCGCCTGGAGGCGGAGCTGGCCCGGCAGGGGAGTCTGCTCAGTTCGCAGGCCAACGAGCTGCTGCGCGCCGAGGAGGCGGTGGCCGAAGGGGATCTCGTCCTGCGACAGCGCTGGGAGGATTGCCGCCGCCTGGAGGACGAGGCGCTGGTGGCGCGGGAGCGGTTGAAGGCGCTGGAGCGCGACCAGGCCCGCCTGGAGCGCGAGGCGGCCGAACTGGAGCCCCGCCTGCGCGAGAGCCGCGGTCGCGAGTCCCTGCTGGCCCGCCAGGTCGAGGAGGCGGGCGCCCGCCAGGCGGAACTGGATGCCGCCCTGGAGAAGGCCGCCTCCCTGGCCGGCCAGGCGGAGAGCCGCCTGGACAATCTGCGCGGTCAACTGGAGCTGGCGCGGGCGCGGGTGCTGGATCTCCTGGGCAAGCAGTCGAACCTGGGCAGCGAGCAGGCGGCGGCGGCGGCGGGCCTGGAGGGTCACCGCCGGCGGTGCGCCGACCTGGAGGCCGACCAGGCCCAGCTGGGCGAGGAGCGGACGAAGCGGGCCGGACTGCGTCAAGAGGTGGAGGGGCGTCTGGCCAAGGCCCAGGCCGGCAAGCGTGAGCGCGAGGAGAGTCGGCGCCAGGCGGGCGAGGAGGTGGAGGCGGCGCGGGAGGGCCTGCAGGAGGCGCGGGCGCAGCTGCAGGAGCTGCGCTCCGAGGAGCGCGCCCTCGAAGGCCGCCGCCAGTTGCTGGAACAGCTCCTCTCCCGCTTCGAGGGCGTGCCGGGTGGCGCCCGGGCCGTCCTCGAGGCCGGACTGCCCGGCGTGCCCGACATGCTGGGCAACCTCGTGCACGCCGAAGCCGAGCACCTTCCTGCCCTGGAAAGCGCCCTGGGCGAGGCGGCGGGCTGGATCCTGGTCGAGGACGGGGCCGCGGCCCATGCCGCCGCCCAGGTGCTGCGCCGGGCGGGCAAGGGCGGCTGCACCCTGGCCCGGCTGGACCGTCTGCCTCCGGTGGCGGAACGGGCGGAGTCCGCGCCCGCCGGGTGCCGTCCCCTGCTTGGGGTGCTGCGCTGCGACGGGCGGGTTCGTCCGCTCCTGGAGCACCTGCTGGCCGGCTGCTGGTTGGTCGATGACGCCGGGGTCGCCCCCTGGGAGAGCGCCGCCGGCCTTTTCGTCCTGCCCGATGGCGAGAGCCGGCGCCCGCCCTTCCTCAGCCGCCACGGCCGTGGCGGCGGCGGCCATCTGGGCCTGCGCTACCAGGTGGAGCACATGCAGGAGGATGGGGCGGCCCTGGCGGCAAGGCGCACGGAGCAGGAATCCCTCGTGGCGGCGCGCGAGGAGCTTCTCCAGCAGCGGCGCCTGGCCCTGGAGGGGGCCGAGGCCGCCGTTCAGGCCGCGGCCGGGGAGTTGCGCGACCTGGAACGGGAGCGCGAACGACTCGCCCTGGAAGAGGAGCGGGCCGGTCGGGACGCCGAGGGTGCCCGGCGCAGTCTGACCACCCTGGCCGGACAGGTGCGGGAGCTGGAGACCCGCGAGCGTTCCCTCCGCCGGCAGCTGGACGACCTGCAGGCCGGGCGGGACGAGGCGGAGGGCGAGAATCTGCGCCTGGCCACCCTGCTCGATGAGCAGGCGGCGCGCACCCGCATCCTGGTGGAGGAGCGCGGCGCGGCGCAGATGGCCGCCGCCGGCGGGCTTCTCCAATTGGAGGCCCACCGCCGCGAGCGGGAGGACTTGCGCCGCTTCCTGGCCGAGGGCGGCGTGCGGCTGGCGCGCGCCGCCGGCGAGCGAAGCGAGGGCGAGGAGCGGCGCACGCGCCTGGGCGAGCGGCTGGGGGAGCTGGAGAGGCTGCAGATCGCCGCCGCCCTGGCCCGCGAGGAGGAGGAGGCCCGCCAGGAGGAGCGACGCGCCCGGCAGGCGGAGCTGCGCGGCCGGCAGCGGGAGCTGCGCGAGGGGGAGGATGCCCTGCGTTCCCGGCGGGACGGCCTGAAGGACGAGGGCCACCAGGCCGAGCTGGAGGCGCGCGGTCTCGAGGCGCGCATCGCCGCGCTGGTGGAGCGCATCCAGGCCGAGCATGAGCTGGTCCTGGAGCCGCCGGCGCCGGGAAGCCTGGAGGAAGCGCCCGCCGGCGACGACGAGGCGGCGGACGAGGCGCGGCGGGAGGAGGCGCGCCGCCGCGTGGTGGAGCTGAAGGACGCCCTGCGCCGGCTGGGTCCGGTCAATCTCCTCGCCATCGAGGAGTTCGAGGAGGAGAGCCGGCGCGCCGGCTTCCTGCGCGCCCAGCTGAACGACCTGCTGGAGGCGGAGGCCATGCTCAAGGAGACGATCGGCCGCATCAACCGGGTGGCCCGCGAACTCTTCGAGGAGACCTTCTCCAGCATTCGCGCCAACTTCGAGTACCTTTTCCGCAAGCTCTTCACCGACGGCCGGGCCGACCTGGCCCTGGAAGGGGAGGACCCGCTGGAGGCGGAGATCCAGATCAGCGCCACGCCCAGCGGCAAGCGCATCCAGAACCTGATGTTGATGAGCGGCGGGGAAAAGACCTTGACGGCCATCGCCCTCCTCTTCGCCATCTACATGGTCAAGCCCAGTCCCTTCTGCATCCTCGACGAGGTGGACGCCCCGCTGGACGACGCCAACATCGCCCGCTTCAACACCCTCATCCAGGAGTTCAGCGGCATGACCCAGTTCATCATCATCACCCACAACAAGAAGACGATGGGCTACGCCGACCAGCTCTACGGGGTCACCATGGCCGAGGAGGGGGTCAGTTCCATCGTCAGCGTGCAGTTCCATGAAGGCGCTTAG
- the tatC gene encoding twin-arginine translocase subunit TatC: MSFWDHLDALRGVILRSAVAVLAGMALCFAFAAYLQDLLVMPYARAAARIGPTAGTLALLTPTEGFLVRIKLALFGGLLLGSPVVFWQLWTFVAPGLHASEKRLVLPITLAASLLFLMGAVFGWHIMGLATEFLLAFATPSIGNLWSLGSYLSFTAQIMLGLGLAFQLPLVLMLLVRLGVLATAQLSRWRRHAVVGILVAVALLPMQDPLSLVLMSGPLYVLYELSILGGRLVERRRRSEGDGAPRAARRDEERP, from the coding sequence ATGAGCTTCTGGGACCACCTCGATGCCCTGCGCGGCGTGATCCTGCGTTCTGCCGTGGCCGTGCTGGCGGGGATGGCCCTCTGCTTCGCCTTCGCCGCCTACTTGCAGGACCTGCTGGTCATGCCCTATGCCCGGGCGGCGGCCAGGATCGGCCCCACGGCCGGCACCCTTGCCCTCCTGACGCCGACGGAGGGCTTCCTGGTGCGCATCAAGCTGGCCCTCTTCGGCGGCCTGCTGCTGGGCAGCCCGGTGGTCTTCTGGCAACTCTGGACCTTCGTGGCGCCGGGCCTGCATGCCAGCGAGAAGAGGCTGGTCCTGCCCATCACCCTGGCCGCCTCGCTCCTCTTCCTGATGGGGGCGGTCTTCGGCTGGCATATCATGGGCCTGGCCACCGAGTTCCTCCTTGCCTTCGCCACGCCCTCCATCGGCAACCTCTGGTCCCTGGGCAGCTATCTCAGCTTCACGGCCCAGATCATGCTGGGGCTGGGGCTGGCCTTCCAACTGCCCCTCGTCCTCATGCTGCTGGTGCGGCTGGGCGTGCTGGCCACGGCCCAGCTGTCCCGCTGGCGACGCCACGCCGTGGTGGGCATCCTCGTCGCCGTGGCCCTGCTTCCCATGCAGGACCCCTTGTCGCTGGTGCTGATGTCCGGCCCCTTGTACGTGCTCTACGAGTTGTCCATCCTGGGGGGCCGGCTGGTGGAGCGCCGGCGGCGGAGCGAGGGGGACGGGGCGCCGCGGGCCGCCCGCCGGGACGAGGAGCGGCCATGA
- the purQ gene encoding phosphoribosylformylglycinamidine synthase subunit PurQ has product MKAGIVVFPGSNCDADTRWALELLGAHCRMLWHKDRIEDGLDLIVLPGGFSYGDYLRTGAIAAVSPVMQDVQAHVRRGGLVLGICNGFQILCESGLLPGALMTNTGLRFLCRDVHLKVERRDTPFTLALDRQTVLKLPIAHHGGRYVCSPQELDQLEEERRILFRYCDAEGRATAEANPNGSLQNIAGILGGQGNVLGMMPHPERAAAATLGSADGGVVFRSLAGAVETLHTL; this is encoded by the coding sequence GTGAAGGCCGGCATCGTCGTCTTCCCGGGTTCCAACTGCGACGCCGACACCCGCTGGGCCCTGGAACTGCTGGGCGCCCACTGCCGCATGCTGTGGCACAAGGATCGCATCGAGGACGGGCTGGATCTCATCGTCCTGCCGGGCGGCTTCTCCTACGGCGACTACCTGCGCACCGGCGCCATCGCGGCGGTCAGCCCCGTCATGCAGGACGTGCAGGCCCACGTAAGGCGGGGCGGGCTGGTGCTGGGCATCTGCAACGGCTTCCAGATCCTGTGCGAGTCCGGCTTGCTCCCCGGCGCCCTCATGACGAACACGGGCCTGCGCTTCCTCTGCCGGGACGTCCATCTCAAGGTGGAGCGCCGGGACACGCCCTTCACGCTGGCCCTGGACCGCCAGACCGTCCTCAAGCTGCCCATCGCCCATCATGGCGGCCGCTACGTCTGCTCGCCCCAGGAGCTGGACCAGCTTGAGGAGGAGCGCCGCATCCTTTTCCGCTACTGCGACGCCGAAGGCCGCGCCACGGCCGAGGCCAACCCCAACGGCAGCCTGCAGAACATCGCCGGCATCCTGGGCGGCCAGGGAAATGTGCTGGGCATGATGCCCCATCCCGAGCGCGCCGCCGCCGCCACCCTGGGCAGCGCGGACGGGGGGGTCGTCTTCCGCTCCCTGGCCGGCGCCGTCGAGACGCTGCACACCCTATGA
- the purS gene encoding phosphoribosylformylglycinamidine synthase subunit PurS: protein MIQAHIRIMPKASILDPQGQTVLHALASLGFAAAHACRVGKFVTLDFHGADQGEVEREVEQICRRLLVNPNTESWTATYLTLPDPPAGEAGA from the coding sequence GTGATTCAAGCCCACATCCGCATCATGCCCAAGGCCTCCATCCTGGATCCCCAGGGCCAGACCGTCCTCCACGCCCTGGCCAGCCTGGGCTTCGCGGCCGCCCACGCCTGCCGCGTGGGCAAGTTCGTCACCCTTGATTTCCACGGCGCCGACCAGGGGGAGGTGGAGCGCGAAGTGGAGCAGATCTGCCGGCGCCTGTTGGTCAACCCCAACACCGAGTCGTGGACGGCCACCTACCTGACCCTGCCCGATCCGCCGGCGGGGGAGGCCGGCGCGTGA
- the pssA gene encoding CDP-diacylglycerol--serine O-phosphatidyltransferase, with translation MSQLARLPNLITFLNVVFGFAAVASLIRWSQGLGGGPAQAAWFILIAAMLDAMDGKLARAIGHQSQFGKELDSLSDAVSFGLAPSVLLYTLHFSAWGERGPLFALAGFLISAMPLTFGCYRLARFNVETSVEEKKSALFAGLPIPAAAGLIASYVLFCLDLFDEVWSQGLLPLTLLASFLMVSRVRFEGMPYFSLRQGSRNLTRLLLLVAILGSVMFLQAKALFPAAAFYLAYSIIRHLRQDPAPTLDEDEADEEEWTDKTHF, from the coding sequence ATGAGCCAACTGGCGCGTCTGCCCAACCTCATCACCTTCCTCAACGTGGTGTTCGGCTTCGCCGCCGTGGCCAGCCTCATCCGCTGGTCCCAGGGCCTGGGCGGCGGGCCGGCCCAGGCGGCCTGGTTCATCCTCATCGCCGCCATGCTGGACGCCATGGACGGCAAGCTGGCGCGGGCCATCGGGCACCAGAGCCAGTTCGGCAAGGAGCTGGACAGCCTCTCCGACGCCGTCTCCTTCGGCCTGGCGCCCTCGGTCCTGCTTTATACCCTGCACTTCTCCGCCTGGGGCGAGCGCGGCCCCCTCTTCGCCCTGGCCGGCTTCCTCATCTCCGCCATGCCGCTCACCTTCGGCTGCTACCGCCTGGCCCGCTTCAACGTGGAGACCTCGGTGGAGGAGAAGAAGAGCGCCCTTTTCGCCGGCCTGCCCATTCCCGCGGCGGCCGGCCTCATCGCCTCCTATGTCCTCTTCTGCCTCGACCTCTTCGACGAGGTCTGGAGCCAGGGCCTGCTGCCCCTCACCCTGCTCGCCTCCTTCCTCATGGTCAGCCGCGTGCGCTTCGAGGGGATGCCCTACTTCAGCCTCCGCCAGGGCAGCCGCAACCTGACCCGCCTCCTGCTGCTGGTGGCCATCCTGGGCAGCGTCATGTTCCTGCAGGCCAAGGCGCTCTTCCCCGCCGCCGCATTCTACCTGGCCTACTCGATCATCCGCCACCTGCGCCAGGATCCGGCCCCGACGCTGGACGAGGACGAGGCGGACGAGGAGGAGTGGACGGACAAGACCCACTTCTGA